Proteins from a single region of Aestuariirhabdus haliotis:
- the waaC gene encoding lipopolysaccharide heptosyltransferase I has product MRVLLVKTSSMGDVIHALPALTDAAKAIPGLTVDWVVEEGFAELPSWHPVVDRVIPVAIRRWRKSLLKSIFSGEIKAFREELGRTRYDVVIDAQGLLKSAWIARQAQGVRCGLDRYSAREPLASWFYHKRFTVARELHAVERIRQLFANALDYPVPQEVGDYGINQDSFLPEIVAQKGNPYVVFLHGTTRYDKHWPEHYWQTLCGMLVHRGYEVRLPWGNEQERLRAEAIARISPSAEVLPKLNIAGVASQLSGASGVVAVDTGLGHLSAALSVPTVSLYGPTSPALIGAYGDYQQHLCSADYSEVPPNGSGKAVEPAIFAPLHPKIVKTTLLKLMQEAN; this is encoded by the coding sequence ATGAGGGTATTGCTGGTCAAGACCTCTTCTATGGGGGATGTGATTCATGCCTTGCCGGCATTGACTGATGCCGCCAAGGCCATCCCTGGCCTGACAGTGGATTGGGTGGTGGAGGAGGGCTTTGCGGAGCTGCCGAGCTGGCATCCGGTGGTGGATCGGGTGATTCCAGTGGCCATTCGGCGCTGGCGCAAGAGTCTGTTGAAAAGTATTTTTTCGGGTGAAATCAAAGCATTTCGTGAAGAGCTCGGTCGCACACGCTATGACGTCGTGATCGACGCTCAGGGGCTGTTAAAAAGCGCCTGGATTGCGCGTCAAGCCCAGGGTGTTCGTTGTGGTCTGGATCGGTATTCGGCTCGTGAGCCGCTGGCGAGTTGGTTCTATCACAAGCGATTTACGGTAGCGCGCGAGCTGCATGCAGTTGAACGTATCAGGCAGCTGTTTGCTAACGCCCTCGATTATCCGGTGCCCCAGGAAGTGGGTGACTATGGCATAAATCAGGATAGCTTTTTGCCAGAAATTGTGGCGCAAAAGGGCAATCCTTACGTGGTTTTTTTGCACGGAACCACACGTTATGACAAGCATTGGCCAGAACATTATTGGCAGACCCTGTGTGGCATGCTGGTGCACAGGGGGTATGAAGTACGGCTGCCCTGGGGTAATGAGCAGGAACGGCTTAGGGCGGAGGCGATCGCGCGTATTTCGCCTTCGGCCGAGGTGTTGCCCAAGCTGAATATTGCGGGCGTTGCCAGCCAGTTGTCCGGTGCCAGCGGCGTGGTTGCGGTCGATACCGGATTGGGGCATCTGTCGGCTGCGCTGTCGGTGCCAACGGTTTCTCTTTACGGCCCAACGTCTCCGGCATTGATCGGTGCCTATGGCGATTATCAGCAACATCTGTGTTCGGCCGACTACAGCGAAGTCCCCCCAAACGGCTCGGGCAAGGCGGTAGAGCCTGCTATTTTTGCCCCGTTGCACCCTAAAATCGTCAAGACGACCCTGTTGAAACTGATGCAGGAAGCAAACTAA
- the glnE gene encoding bifunctional [glutamate--ammonia ligase]-adenylyl-L-tyrosine phosphorylase/[glutamate--ammonia-ligase] adenylyltransferase: MELDILQQQHPLIVEIVGHQWQAFQESREARDDCLKQLGQNLQESDRFAAELVRCWGGSDYVAELCRRRPELLLELMQSGDLQRSYSETEHRTKLDTLLQSVTTEDELGLQLRRFRQREQLRIIWRDLNRLADVVETTADLSAMADAAIDGAYVWLYESCTPSWGVPMGADADEPPWPQHLIVLGMGKLGACELNLSSDIDLIFAYPNQGETQGGRRSLTNQEFFIRLGQKLIKALDALTVEGFVFRVDMRLRPYGQSGALVLSFDAMEQYYQDQGRDWERYAMIKARVVAGDRERGSELLAMLKPFVYRRYIDFSAVDALRDMKRMIQTEVKRKGMQENVKLGAGGIREIEFIGQAFQLIHGGRERALQQRPIMGVLRVLKEKDYLPEEAVEQLVEAYRFLRNVEHALQALDDKQTQNLPEEDSARLRLALTMGFDTWEQLQLALAEHREFVQKQFDEVVADPSEQPETESDSETWSLLWSRELSDEDALDLFVQAGYALPKEALSRLESLRDGRALQSVQRQGRERIDLFMPMLLSQLSALVEPDEALQRFLPLVESVMRRTAYLVLLMENRSALEQLFKLCVASPWIAERIARHPMLLDEFLDVDSLFAPPGRAQLADELRQQMVRIPADDLEQQMEALRYFKTSHVLRVAAAEIAGTLPLMKVSDYLTWIAEVVVCEVVEIAWSNMVARYGQPQSAAGEPAPRDFIVIGYGKVGGIELGYGSDLDLVFVHGVEGQQGTDGERSIDNQTFFVRLGQRIIHILNTQTASGQLYEVDMRLRPSGASGLLVGSLEAFAKYQQNDAWTWEHQALCRARVIAGSDALTERFKAVRGEVLSSARGKDELRSEVVAMRQKMRDNLGTPETSAGASEGSWQADAQFHLKQDHGGIVDIEFMVQYGVLAWSQQYPELLEYTDNIRVLDSLEATSFISSDDADLLREAYKAYRAAAHRLALQNCKGVVSGDAFHEYRRGVMGIWQRIMLDADN; this comes from the coding sequence ATGGAATTGGATATTTTGCAGCAACAGCATCCATTAATCGTGGAGATCGTCGGCCATCAATGGCAAGCATTTCAGGAATCCCGTGAAGCTCGGGATGATTGCCTGAAGCAACTGGGCCAAAACCTGCAAGAAAGTGATCGTTTTGCTGCCGAGTTAGTGCGCTGTTGGGGGGGCAGTGATTATGTTGCTGAACTTTGCCGCAGGCGTCCCGAACTTTTGTTGGAGTTGATGCAAAGTGGCGATCTGCAGCGCTCCTACAGTGAAACAGAACATCGAACCAAACTCGATACGCTGTTGCAATCGGTCACCACCGAAGATGAGTTGGGTCTTCAGCTGCGACGTTTTCGTCAACGAGAGCAGCTGCGTATTATCTGGCGCGATTTGAATCGGTTGGCGGATGTGGTCGAAACCACGGCCGATTTATCGGCCATGGCCGATGCTGCAATCGATGGGGCCTATGTCTGGTTGTATGAGAGTTGTACTCCGTCCTGGGGCGTGCCGATGGGAGCCGATGCCGATGAGCCGCCCTGGCCGCAGCATCTTATTGTGTTGGGAATGGGTAAGCTGGGCGCCTGTGAACTGAACCTTTCTTCGGATATCGATCTTATTTTTGCCTATCCCAATCAGGGAGAAACCCAGGGAGGGCGTCGCTCCCTGACCAATCAGGAGTTCTTTATTCGACTGGGCCAAAAACTGATTAAAGCCCTGGATGCTTTGACGGTGGAGGGTTTTGTCTTTCGCGTGGATATGCGTCTGCGCCCATACGGGCAGAGCGGGGCGCTGGTGCTGAGCTTCGATGCCATGGAGCAGTATTATCAGGATCAGGGGCGTGACTGGGAGCGTTACGCCATGATCAAGGCCCGAGTCGTGGCTGGGGATCGAGAGCGTGGTTCGGAGCTGTTGGCTATGCTGAAGCCCTTTGTGTATCGCCGTTATATCGATTTTAGCGCCGTGGATGCCCTGCGTGATATGAAACGCATGATACAGACCGAGGTAAAGCGCAAGGGTATGCAAGAGAACGTCAAATTGGGGGCTGGCGGCATTCGCGAAATAGAATTTATTGGCCAGGCGTTCCAGTTGATCCATGGCGGTCGCGAACGCGCCCTGCAGCAACGGCCGATCATGGGTGTCCTGCGCGTATTGAAAGAGAAGGATTATTTGCCCGAGGAAGCGGTCGAACAACTGGTTGAAGCTTACCGTTTTTTGCGCAATGTCGAGCACGCACTGCAAGCCCTGGACGACAAACAAACACAGAATCTACCTGAAGAGGATTCGGCCCGTTTGCGCCTGGCGCTAACCATGGGATTTGATACCTGGGAACAGCTGCAGCTGGCGTTGGCCGAGCACCGGGAATTTGTGCAAAAACAGTTTGATGAGGTGGTTGCCGATCCTTCTGAGCAGCCAGAAACAGAATCGGATAGTGAAACATGGTCGCTTTTGTGGTCGCGAGAATTATCGGATGAAGATGCCCTGGACCTGTTTGTGCAGGCCGGTTATGCACTGCCCAAAGAAGCGCTGTCGAGGTTGGAAAGCCTGAGAGATGGTCGGGCGCTACAATCGGTTCAGCGCCAGGGTCGAGAGCGTATTGATCTGTTTATGCCCATGCTGCTGTCGCAACTGTCCGCATTGGTAGAACCCGATGAGGCGTTGCAGCGATTTTTACCCCTGGTCGAGTCGGTTATGCGTCGAACGGCGTATCTCGTATTGTTAATGGAAAATCGCAGCGCCCTCGAGCAGCTGTTCAAGTTGTGTGTAGCCAGCCCATGGATCGCTGAGCGTATTGCGCGTCACCCCATGTTGTTGGACGAATTTCTGGATGTGGACTCGTTGTTTGCTCCGCCGGGCAGGGCGCAACTGGCGGACGAATTGCGCCAGCAAATGGTTCGCATTCCGGCCGATGATCTGGAGCAGCAAATGGAGGCTCTGCGTTATTTTAAAACCTCTCATGTGCTTCGAGTCGCCGCAGCGGAAATAGCCGGTACTTTGCCGCTAATGAAAGTCAGCGATTATTTGACCTGGATTGCCGAGGTGGTGGTGTGCGAGGTGGTCGAAATCGCCTGGTCTAATATGGTGGCGCGCTATGGTCAGCCTCAGTCGGCTGCCGGAGAGCCTGCGCCTCGCGATTTCATCGTAATAGGTTACGGCAAGGTTGGGGGTATTGAACTCGGTTATGGCTCCGATCTTGATCTGGTGTTTGTGCACGGAGTGGAAGGGCAGCAAGGTACCGATGGCGAGCGTAGCATCGATAACCAGACTTTTTTTGTACGCCTCGGTCAGCGCATCATCCATATTCTCAATACACAGACCGCATCTGGCCAGCTCTATGAAGTGGATATGCGCTTGCGTCCTTCGGGTGCTTCCGGGCTATTGGTTGGCTCGCTAGAGGCGTTCGCCAAGTATCAGCAAAACGATGCCTGGACCTGGGAGCATCAGGCGTTGTGTCGCGCTCGAGTGATCGCAGGAAGCGATGCCCTGACGGAACGTTTCAAGGCAGTACGGGGTGAAGTGCTTTCGAGTGCTCGAGGCAAAGATGAGCTGCGCAGCGAAGTGGTCGCCATGCGGCAAAAGATGCGTGACAATCTGGGTACGCCGGAAACCTCGGCGGGTGCCAGTGAGGGTAGTTGGCAAGCGGATGCCCAATTTCATCTGAAACAGGACCATGGTGGTATCGTTGATATCGAATTTATGGTGCAATATGGCGTTTTAGCCTGGTCGCAGCAATACCCTGAGCTGCTTGAGTACACTGACAATATTCGGGTGCTGGACTCGCTGGAGGCAACCAGCTTTATTTCCAGTGATGATGCAGATCTGCTTCGGGAAGCTTATAAAGCTTATCGTGCGGCAGCCCACCGGTTGGCTCTGCAAAACTGCAAAGGAGTTGTCAGTGGTGATGCTTTTCACGAGTACCGGCGAGGCGTAATGGGTATCTGGCAGCGTATTATGCTGGACGCGGATAATTAG
- a CDS encoding branched-chain amino acid transaminase, with product MSMADRDGVIWFDGEMVPWREAKTHVLTHTLHYGLGVFEGVRAYATEKGASIFRLKEHTDRLFQSAHILNMKIPFDKETINEAQLAVVRENNLDHAYLRPMCFYGSEGMGLRADNLKTHCIVAAWEWPSYMSPEAKEQGIKIRTSSYTRHHVNITMCKAKANGNYINSMLALKEALDAGCEEALLLDNEGYVAEGSGENIFIVKNGIIHTPELTSCLAGITRDTIFQLAEEFGYSIRERRITRDEVYVADEAFFTGTAAEVLPIREHDGRVIGTGRRGPITEKLQTAYFDQVTGKRSQHPEWLSPVAG from the coding sequence ATGTCGATGGCTGACAGAGATGGTGTGATCTGGTTCGATGGCGAGATGGTACCTTGGCGCGAAGCCAAAACCCACGTACTGACCCATACCCTGCATTACGGTCTGGGAGTGTTTGAAGGGGTCAGGGCATATGCTACCGAGAAGGGTGCCAGTATCTTCCGTCTTAAGGAACATACGGATCGCTTGTTCCAAAGTGCTCACATCCTCAATATGAAGATCCCCTTTGATAAGGAAACCATCAATGAGGCACAGCTGGCTGTGGTGCGCGAAAACAATCTCGATCACGCCTACCTGCGTCCGATGTGTTTCTATGGTTCGGAAGGCATGGGGTTGCGAGCTGATAATTTAAAGACTCATTGCATTGTTGCTGCCTGGGAATGGCCGTCTTATATGTCGCCGGAGGCCAAGGAGCAGGGGATCAAGATTCGCACCTCCTCTTACACCCGTCACCATGTCAATATCACCATGTGCAAGGCCAAGGCCAACGGCAACTACATCAACTCAATGTTGGCGCTCAAAGAAGCCCTGGATGCTGGCTGTGAAGAAGCCCTGTTGTTGGATAACGAAGGTTATGTTGCCGAGGGTAGCGGGGAAAATATCTTTATTGTCAAAAACGGCATTATTCACACCCCTGAATTGACCTCCTGCCTGGCGGGTATTACCCGGGATACGATTTTTCAGTTGGCTGAAGAGTTTGGTTACAGTATTCGCGAGCGTCGCATTACCCGCGATGAAGTCTATGTGGCCGACGAGGCATTCTTCACCGGTACCGCCGCCGAAGTGTTGCCCATTCGTGAGCACGATGGTCGCGTGATTGGTACCGGGCGTCGTGGACCCATTACGGAAAAGCTGCAAACAGCCTACTTTGATCAGGTGACGGGCAAACGCAGCCAGCACCCTGAATGGCTGTCACCGGTCGCTGGCTAG
- the waaF gene encoding lipopolysaccharide heptosyltransferase II: MSTQALKILVIGPSWVGDMVMAQTLFMVLAKQHPGCAIDVLAPAWSRPLLERMPEVRRAIDMPLGHGSLQLGVRRQLGISLRSEAYDWAITLPNSLKSALVAAWAKIPRRTGWRGEMRYGLLNDLRVLDKARYPLMIERFIALGLDSDKPLPAPLPSPGLEIDPEQRQQALQALGLQTTRPILVLCPGAEFGEAKRWPEQAYAEVARKKLSEGWQVWILGSAKDTEGAERIRQMLPAELQLYCENLAGKTVLAQAVDLMSLASAVVSNDSGLMHIAAALHRPLVVVYGSTSPGFTPPLNANHEVVSLDLDCSPCFKRECPLGHSNCLKQLPPSLVLQALERLPIDVSVEAGS, from the coding sequence GTGAGTACACAAGCCTTGAAGATTTTGGTGATCGGCCCCTCTTGGGTGGGCGATATGGTGATGGCGCAAACCCTGTTTATGGTGCTAGCCAAACAGCATCCAGGCTGTGCGATTGACGTCCTGGCACCTGCCTGGAGTCGCCCATTGTTGGAGCGTATGCCTGAGGTGCGGCGCGCTATCGATATGCCGTTGGGGCACGGCTCATTGCAATTGGGGGTGCGGCGCCAGCTGGGTATATCCCTTCGAAGTGAAGCCTATGATTGGGCGATTACCCTGCCGAACTCGCTCAAGTCGGCATTGGTGGCTGCCTGGGCAAAAATACCGCGCCGAACCGGTTGGCGAGGCGAGATGCGCTACGGTCTGTTAAATGATTTGCGGGTGCTCGATAAAGCCCGCTATCCGCTAATGATTGAACGCTTTATTGCCCTGGGTCTTGATTCTGATAAGCCGCTCCCCGCTCCCTTACCTTCACCTGGCCTGGAGATCGATCCCGAGCAGCGTCAGCAAGCCCTTCAGGCGCTGGGTCTGCAAACCACACGCCCGATTTTGGTGTTGTGCCCGGGGGCGGAGTTTGGTGAAGCCAAGCGCTGGCCCGAGCAGGCCTATGCGGAAGTGGCCCGGAAGAAATTGTCCGAGGGTTGGCAGGTATGGATCCTGGGTTCTGCTAAAGACACTGAAGGTGCCGAGCGAATTCGTCAGATGCTGCCTGCCGAGCTGCAGCTATACTGCGAGAACCTGGCTGGGAAAACCGTCTTGGCCCAAGCCGTTGATTTGATGTCTCTGGCCTCAGCGGTGGTCAGTAATGACTCCGGTTTGATGCATATTGCGGCGGCTTTGCATCGGCCATTGGTGGTTGTATATGGCTCCACCTCACCCGGATTTACCCCGCCCTTGAATGCCAATCATGAGGTTGTCTCTTTGGATTTGGATTGTAGTCCTTGTTTCAAGCGTGAATGCCCGTTAGGACATTCCAACTGCCTTAAGCAGTTACCGCCATCTCTGGTGCTACAGGCGCTGGAGCGTCTTCCTATCGATGTTTCGGTAGAGGCCGGTTCATGA
- a CDS encoding glycosyltransferase family 4 protein gives MKLAFVLFKYFPYGGLQRDFLRIANVCQERGHSVRVYTMGWQGECPADFDVRILGVKALAAHKRNESFHRQVMRSLAEEPVDAVVGFNKMAGLDLYYAADPCYEEKAQTLRSAIYRLGARYRHFFEAEKAVFSATSKTEVLMISELQKPFFQQHYGTQEERFHLLPPGIARDRCAPADADRIRAEFRTEFQLSDKDRLLLMVGSGFKTKGLDRALYAMASLPETLRQRTRFMVIGQDNFTPFVRLARRLKLDGQVTFMPGRDDIPRFMLGADLLVHPAYNENTGTVLLEAVVSGLPVLVTDVCGYAHYVEKAGAGQLLESPFEQADMGQKLETMLTSPQRDNWKRNALRFSEQADIFSMPERAAEIIERVGGCQ, from the coding sequence ATGAAACTGGCCTTTGTGCTGTTCAAATATTTCCCTTATGGCGGCCTGCAGCGTGATTTTTTGCGCATCGCCAACGTCTGTCAGGAACGTGGTCACAGCGTTCGAGTGTATACCATGGGCTGGCAGGGAGAATGCCCTGCGGACTTTGATGTCCGTATCCTGGGAGTCAAAGCATTGGCGGCCCATAAGCGCAATGAATCTTTTCATCGTCAGGTGATGCGCTCGTTAGCCGAGGAACCTGTCGATGCCGTGGTGGGTTTCAATAAGATGGCGGGACTTGATCTCTACTACGCAGCTGACCCCTGTTACGAGGAGAAGGCGCAGACATTGCGCTCGGCCATCTATCGGCTTGGGGCGCGCTATCGCCATTTCTTTGAGGCCGAGAAAGCTGTTTTTTCTGCCACCAGTAAGACCGAAGTGCTGATGATTTCGGAACTGCAAAAGCCGTTTTTTCAGCAGCATTATGGGACTCAGGAAGAGCGCTTTCACCTGTTACCGCCAGGCATCGCCAGAGACCGTTGCGCGCCGGCGGATGCCGATCGGATTCGCGCTGAATTCCGGACAGAATTTCAGCTGAGCGATAAGGACCGTTTGTTGCTGATGGTCGGCTCGGGCTTCAAAACCAAGGGGCTGGACCGTGCTCTCTATGCTATGGCATCGCTACCCGAGACATTGCGGCAGCGAACCCGGTTTATGGTGATTGGGCAGGATAACTTTACCCCTTTTGTGCGCCTGGCCAGGCGCCTGAAGTTGGATGGGCAGGTGACCTTTATGCCTGGCCGTGATGACATTCCCCGCTTTATGCTTGGCGCGGATTTATTGGTTCACCCGGCCTATAACGAAAATACGGGTACTGTGCTGCTGGAAGCTGTCGTGTCCGGACTGCCGGTATTGGTGACCGATGTTTGTGGCTATGCGCATTATGTTGAAAAGGCGGGTGCCGGGCAGCTGTTGGAATCGCCCTTCGAGCAGGCCGATATGGGGCAAAAGCTGGAAACCATGTTGACCTCGCCCCAACGTGATAATTGGAAACGAAACGCCCTTCGGTTTTCCGAGCAGGCTGATATATTCAGCATGCCGGAACGTGCCGCTGAGATAATTGAACGTGTCGGGGGGTGTCAGTGA